The following are encoded together in the Nocardioides sp. Arc9.136 genome:
- a CDS encoding helix-turn-helix domain-containing protein — MSKGKVGTAVGSLGDYLREQRTAASLSLRQLAEQAGVSNPYLSQIERGLRRPSAEVLQQIAKALRISAEQLYVRAGIVSPDDGVGGSVELAVLNDSALTERQKQSLLDIYASFLALNVGQPEAPSQD; from the coding sequence ATGAGCAAGGGCAAGGTCGGGACCGCAGTCGGGTCCCTCGGGGACTACCTGCGGGAGCAGCGCACCGCCGCGTCGCTCTCGCTCCGGCAGCTTGCCGAGCAGGCCGGGGTCTCCAACCCCTACCTCAGCCAGATCGAGCGCGGCCTGCGCCGACCCTCGGCCGAGGTGCTGCAGCAGATCGCCAAGGCGCTGCGGATCTCCGCGGAGCAGCTGTACGTGCGCGCCGGGATCGTCAGCCCCGACGACGGCGTCGGCGGCTCCGTCGAGCTCGCGGTCCTCAACGACAGTGCGCTCACCGAGCGCCAGAAGCAGTCCCTGCTCGACATCTACGCCTCGTTCCTGGCCCTCAACGTCGGGCAGCCCGAGGCTCCATCCCAGGACTGA
- a CDS encoding lipopolysaccharide biosynthesis protein has translation MVGRVLRGRPAFLAVAAVQRGIPFLLLPLFVRVLTPTEYGHVAVLAATMTLGSMTFGLGQELVAYRYLNDPQDGRRTVTSAALVQTAAPLGLAALTTGLLLVTGLDLGGTSRAAVTVTLFSAAVYCIAWQYPAALYRNDGHLGPFFGLAVLYSVLVAAAKVLFVVALDAGVLGWAAADLLGATALLACTATTLASTLRRVRSDTTSASVRRVLRLGVPVSISQFARWAAGFSDRIWIVVLVPPTSAAGYLIAAQLVTIGNVVAIELARFLQPQISRHQGALAELLRTVLPRHLAFSLLAAGAVAGIAAVFVQLGLAADYEGVAALSAVLSVGLFFQSLNYLGSDVSAIAVGNTNWLMAVSIGAGIAGTAGSFVLIGVLGVWGAVAAAVGTQVLTSVLLWVPIRRAAERSTVTA, from the coding sequence ATGGTCGGCAGAGTGCTCCGTGGTCGACCTGCGTTCCTCGCCGTGGCAGCGGTCCAGCGCGGCATCCCCTTCCTCCTCCTCCCGCTCTTCGTCCGAGTCCTTACCCCGACCGAGTACGGGCACGTGGCTGTCCTCGCGGCGACGATGACCCTCGGGTCCATGACCTTCGGCCTCGGGCAGGAGCTCGTCGCCTACCGGTACCTCAACGACCCGCAGGACGGGCGCCGCACCGTGACCTCGGCCGCGTTGGTGCAGACGGCAGCCCCTCTGGGCCTGGCAGCCTTGACGACCGGACTCCTGCTCGTGACGGGACTCGACCTCGGCGGGACGTCGCGCGCGGCGGTGACGGTCACCCTGTTCAGCGCGGCTGTCTACTGCATCGCGTGGCAGTACCCGGCCGCGCTCTACAGGAACGACGGACACCTGGGTCCGTTCTTCGGCCTGGCCGTCCTGTACTCGGTGCTGGTCGCCGCCGCCAAGGTGCTGTTCGTCGTGGCGCTCGATGCCGGCGTCCTCGGTTGGGCAGCGGCGGACCTCCTGGGCGCGACAGCGCTCTTGGCGTGCACGGCGACCACCCTGGCCTCGACGCTGCGCCGGGTCAGGTCCGACACGACCTCCGCGTCGGTCCGTCGGGTCCTGCGGCTCGGCGTCCCGGTCTCGATCAGCCAGTTCGCCAGGTGGGCTGCTGGGTTCTCCGACAGGATCTGGATCGTCGTCTTGGTGCCGCCGACCTCGGCCGCGGGATACCTCATCGCAGCGCAGCTGGTGACCATCGGGAACGTCGTGGCCATCGAGCTGGCGCGGTTCCTCCAGCCACAGATCAGTCGCCACCAGGGCGCCCTGGCCGAGCTCCTGCGGACCGTCCTCCCACGGCACCTGGCCTTCTCCCTCCTCGCCGCAGGCGCAGTTGCAGGGATCGCCGCTGTGTTCGTGCAGCTGGGACTGGCCGCTGACTACGAGGGCGTGGCCGCTCTGTCGGCCGTCCTCTCCGTCGGCCTGTTCTTCCAGAGCCTCAACTACCTCGGTAGCGACGTGTCGGCGATCGCGGTCGGCAACACGAACTGGTTGATGGCCGTCTCGATCGGGGCGGGGATCGCCGGGACCGCCGGCAGCTTCGTGCTGATCGGTGTTCTCGGCGTCTGGGGGGCAGTTGCCGCAGCGGTCGGCACCCAGGTGCTGACCAGCGTGCTCCTGTGGGTCCCCATCCGCCGAGCAGCTGAACGGTCCACGGTCACTGCCTAG
- a CDS encoding bifunctional 2-polyprenyl-6-hydroxyphenol methylase/3-demethylubiquinol 3-O-methyltransferase UbiG, whose translation MTGGGPEGDALATFRERMYRSYTTTHAGVQDGRVEGYAVRKRIVPMLPRDLGAQIVDIGCGQGNTVRALHEAGYANACGVDISPEQVARAHAMGVRNVICQDFTSYLAERAGRLDAVLATDVLEHCTKLEVLELFGAVREALRPGGVFIARIPNGASPFVGRIQFGDFTHETSFTSRSLGQISKVTGFAESTCVDTGPVPHGLLSGVRFLLWKLVALGLKAALVVETGEPRGHLVGQTVILRAVR comes from the coding sequence ATGACCGGCGGCGGACCAGAGGGCGATGCGCTCGCGACCTTCCGAGAGCGCATGTATCGCTCGTACACCACCACCCACGCCGGTGTGCAGGACGGGCGTGTCGAGGGGTACGCGGTCCGCAAGCGGATCGTCCCCATGCTGCCGCGGGATCTCGGGGCGCAGATCGTCGACATCGGTTGCGGGCAAGGGAACACCGTGCGTGCGCTGCACGAAGCCGGGTACGCGAACGCCTGCGGCGTCGACATCAGCCCGGAGCAGGTCGCACGTGCGCATGCGATGGGTGTGCGGAACGTGATCTGCCAGGACTTCACGTCCTACCTCGCCGAGCGTGCCGGGCGCCTCGATGCCGTCCTCGCCACCGACGTGCTCGAGCACTGCACGAAGCTCGAGGTGCTCGAGCTGTTCGGCGCTGTGCGCGAGGCCCTCCGCCCCGGGGGTGTGTTCATCGCGCGGATCCCCAACGGAGCGAGCCCGTTCGTCGGGCGGATCCAGTTCGGTGACTTCACGCACGAGACGTCGTTCACCTCGCGCAGCCTGGGGCAGATCAGCAAGGTGACCGGTTTCGCGGAGTCGACGTGCGTCGACACGGGTCCGGTGCCGCACGGGCTCCTCAGCGGGGTGCGCTTCCTCCTGTGGAAGCTGGTGGCTCTCGGCCTGAAGGCGGCCCTCGTGGTCGAGACGGGCGAGCCCCGCGGCCACCTGGTGGGACAGACCGTCATCCTGCGTGCGGTGCGCTGA
- a CDS encoding asparaginase: MPSPVVLAEVVRSGFVEGRHHGSVVALAADGGVEWSVGDVTSPVLPRSCNKPVQALAMVRNGLDLPPDLLALACGSHSGEQLHVDGVRRILAVAGLGEDALQTPLDWPLDEETKLAHAAAGGVKEQVLMNCSGKHAAMLLTCVVNGWDTATYLAPDHPLQRAVVSTFEELTGEPIEVFATDGCGAPLLSTSLTGLARAFRTLAVAADGPEERIADAIRRHPEMVSGTTRDERDLLVAVPGAIGKMGAEALHAVALPDGRAFALKIEDGADRARRVVMAEVLRRAGFEDDAVHRTGLVELHGGGRVVGAVRATLDHRVS; this comes from the coding sequence ATGCCGTCTCCCGTGGTCCTGGCCGAGGTCGTCCGCTCCGGTTTCGTCGAGGGTCGCCACCACGGGTCCGTGGTCGCCCTCGCCGCCGACGGGGGTGTCGAGTGGTCCGTGGGGGACGTGACGTCGCCGGTGCTGCCGCGGTCGTGCAACAAGCCGGTGCAGGCGCTGGCCATGGTCCGCAACGGCCTCGACCTGCCGCCGGACCTGCTGGCCCTGGCGTGCGGGTCGCACTCCGGCGAGCAGCTCCACGTCGACGGCGTACGCCGCATCCTCGCGGTCGCGGGCCTCGGCGAGGACGCGCTGCAGACGCCGCTGGACTGGCCGCTCGACGAGGAGACCAAGCTCGCCCACGCCGCCGCGGGCGGCGTGAAGGAGCAGGTCCTGATGAACTGCTCGGGCAAGCACGCCGCGATGCTGCTGACCTGCGTCGTCAACGGCTGGGACACCGCCACCTACCTCGCGCCCGACCACCCGCTGCAGCGGGCGGTCGTCTCGACGTTCGAGGAGCTGACCGGCGAGCCGATCGAGGTGTTCGCGACCGACGGCTGCGGTGCGCCGCTGCTCTCGACGTCGCTGACCGGCCTGGCGCGGGCGTTCCGCACGCTCGCCGTCGCCGCCGACGGGCCGGAGGAGCGCATCGCCGACGCGATCCGCCGGCACCCCGAGATGGTCTCCGGCACCACCCGCGACGAGCGCGACCTCCTCGTCGCGGTCCCCGGCGCGATCGGCAAGATGGGCGCCGAGGCGCTGCACGCGGTGGCCCTGCCGGACGGCCGTGCCTTCGCCCTCAAGATCGAGGACGGCGCCGACCGGGCCCGCCGGGTGGTCATGGCCGAGGTGTTGCGGCGAGCCGGCTTCGAGGACGACGCCGTGCACCGTACAGGCCTGGTCGAGCTGCACGGGGGCGGCCGCGTCGTGGGAGCGGTCCGGGCGACGCTCGACCACCGGGTGTCGTAG